A DNA window from Argopecten irradians isolate NY chromosome 10, Ai_NY, whole genome shotgun sequence contains the following coding sequences:
- the LOC138333731 gene encoding telomere repeats-binding bouquet formation protein 2-like isoform X3 yields the protein MHGTGDAGTSQLFQGQTAWFSSSVSSRNIKLWKEHGGLIVGIEHAQFVFSEDEEAEDTKQIFSSEAYIDEHLAVFHAKYVSDAVKQSDGTKIPLGDYFLPPKDIQQFIKKQMKFKWDKESESNKDDDSTPDKEGDENEDQVMENCSRHSNIIQFDGEV from the exons ATGCATGGTACCGGTGATGCAGGAACGTCACAGCTGTTCCAAGGACAAACAGCATGGTTTTCTTCTAGTGTTTCGAGCAGAAACATCAAACTTTGGA AAGAGCATGGAGGATTGATAGTAGGAATTGAACATGCTCAGTTTGTGTTTAGTGAAGATGAAGAGGCAGAGGATACAAAACA GATTTTCAGCAGTGAGGCTTACATTGATGAGCATCTTGCTGTATTTCATGCAAAGTATGTGTCTGATGCTGTTAAACAGAGTGACGGTACTAAAATACCACTGGGGGACTACTTTCTACCACCTAAGGATATACAACAGT TTATCAAAAAGCAGATGAAATTTAAATGGGATAAAGAAAGTGAAAGTAACAAGGATGATGACTCAACGCCAGATAAAGAg GGAGATGAAAACGAAGATCAAGTCATGGAAAACTGCAGTCGACATAGCAACATAATTCAATTTGATGGTGAAG TATGA
- the LOC138333731 gene encoding telomere repeats-binding bouquet formation protein 2-like isoform X2, which translates to MHGTGDAGTSQLFQGQTAWFSSSVSSRNIKLWKEHGGLIVGIEHAQFVFSEDEEAEDTKQIFSSEAYIDEHLAVFHAKYVSDAVKQSDGTKIPLGDYFLPPKDIQQFIKKQMKFKWDKESESNKDDDSTPDKEGDENEDQVMENCSRHSNIIQFDGEGSTVSEFILSVFQMKKRCSIM; encoded by the exons ATGCATGGTACCGGTGATGCAGGAACGTCACAGCTGTTCCAAGGACAAACAGCATGGTTTTCTTCTAGTGTTTCGAGCAGAAACATCAAACTTTGGA AAGAGCATGGAGGATTGATAGTAGGAATTGAACATGCTCAGTTTGTGTTTAGTGAAGATGAAGAGGCAGAGGATACAAAACA GATTTTCAGCAGTGAGGCTTACATTGATGAGCATCTTGCTGTATTTCATGCAAAGTATGTGTCTGATGCTGTTAAACAGAGTGACGGTACTAAAATACCACTGGGGGACTACTTTCTACCACCTAAGGATATACAACAGT TTATCAAAAAGCAGATGAAATTTAAATGGGATAAAGAAAGTGAAAGTAACAAGGATGATGACTCAACGCCAGATAAAGAg GGAGATGAAAACGAAGATCAAGTCATGGAAAACTGCAGTCGACATAGCAACATAATTCAATTTGATGGTGAAG GTTCAACTGTATCCGAATTCATTTTGTCAGTATTTCAAATGAAGAAGAGGTGCAGCATAATGTGA
- the LOC138333731 gene encoding telomere repeats-binding bouquet formation protein 2-like isoform X1: protein MHGTGDAGTSQLFQGQTAWFSSSVSSRNIKLWKEHGGLIVGIEHAQFVFSEDEEAEDTKQIFSSEAYIDEHLAVFHAKYVSDAVKQSDGTKIPLGDYFLPPKDIQQFIKKQMKFKWDKESESNKDDDSTPDKEGDENEDQVMENCSRHSNIIQFDGEDYVDIQGLAKISGPITNFIPGENGCEIRLKNKKTKPRM from the exons ATGCATGGTACCGGTGATGCAGGAACGTCACAGCTGTTCCAAGGACAAACAGCATGGTTTTCTTCTAGTGTTTCGAGCAGAAACATCAAACTTTGGA AAGAGCATGGAGGATTGATAGTAGGAATTGAACATGCTCAGTTTGTGTTTAGTGAAGATGAAGAGGCAGAGGATACAAAACA GATTTTCAGCAGTGAGGCTTACATTGATGAGCATCTTGCTGTATTTCATGCAAAGTATGTGTCTGATGCTGTTAAACAGAGTGACGGTACTAAAATACCACTGGGGGACTACTTTCTACCACCTAAGGATATACAACAGT TTATCAAAAAGCAGATGAAATTTAAATGGGATAAAGAAAGTGAAAGTAACAAGGATGATGACTCAACGCCAGATAAAGAg GGAGATGAAAACGAAGATCAAGTCATGGAAAACTGCAGTCGACATAGCAACATAATTCAATTTGATGGTGAAG ATTATGTAGACATCCAAGGTTTAGCTAAAATAAGTGGACCAATTACCAATTTTATTCCTGGAGAAAATGGTTGTGAAATAAGACTTAAGAACAAAAAGACTAAGCCTAGAATGTGA